The following proteins are co-located in the Branchiostoma lanceolatum isolate klBraLanc5 chromosome 16, klBraLanc5.hap2, whole genome shotgun sequence genome:
- the LOC136421495 gene encoding fibropellin-3-like, translating to MAHGPGRVVFCQFAQVGTELFMLRKFLENIDECASTPCQNGGVCSNEVNRYTCDCADGYSGDSCETDIDECASGPCQNGGVCSNEVNRYTCDCADGYSGDSCETDIDECASGPCQNGGVCSNEVNRYTCDCADGYSGDSCETGLAG from the exons ATGGCACATGGACCTGGCAGGGTGGTGTTTTGCCAGTTTGCTCAGGTGGGAACTGAACTTTTCATGCTAAGGAAGTTTTTGGAAA ATATCGATGAGTGTGCCTCTACTCCATGTCAGAATGGTGGTGTCTGCAGCAATGAAGTGAACAGGTACACGTGTGATTGTGCTGATGGTTACAGCGGCGACAGTTGTGAAACAG ATATCGATGAGTGTGCCTCTGGTCCATGTCAGAATGGTGGTGTCTGCAGCAATGAAGTGAACAGGTACACGTGTGATTGTGCTGATGGTTACAGCGGCGACAGTTGTGAAACAG ATATCGATGAGTGTGCCTCTGGTCCATGTCAGAATGGTGGTGTCTGCAGCAATGAAGTGAACAGGTACACGTGTGATTGTGCTGATGGTTACAGCGGCGACAGTTGTGAAACAG GTCTTGCAGGATAA